Within the Mastacembelus armatus chromosome 10, fMasArm1.2, whole genome shotgun sequence genome, the region TGCTTAGTATTTCCCTATGTGTGGCtacaaaacaacataacatcTGTCCCTCAGTTTTTCAGAGAATCAAGCCTCCAGGTAAGAAGACTTTGATGTGCAGAGCTCTTGTGTAAATTTGCTCCAATTGCAGCTTTTCTGATTGTTTACAACATAATGCAATGTCAGTAAGTCCTTCAGCGTCTTTCTGTGGGCAATGCTGCAGCTTCAGTCTCTGCCAATACACATTCAGAATGAGTGTgtacacatttaactgtaactGTTATCAGAGACAAAATCTGAAAGCCTGAAGCAAACTTTGACACTATGATTAAACTTTAATAAACCTGGTAACGTccttgtaaatatttaaataactttGTATTGATTAAAAAGTGATTGTAATAATATTGTATAGATATTGACATATGTTGCTTCACATGCATTTGATGAATGCTGTTCTGTGTCAGAATGCTTGGGTGGATAGTGGAGCTGGGTCAGAGATCTGTCACTCagccattttaattttttaagctgtaaaaaaaacaaaaacatagaaacTAACCACAGTCTCTCCtgagaatattaaaaacagtaaGATTTGGATTACCTTGCCAAGACCACAGTTTGCATTATCATCCTGGAATGATATGTTGTGATCAGTTCTGTACCAAAGTActattactgtaaatacagcTATTCTTATGCTATATCTGCCTGCGGCAAACTTACTGAAGGAGATTTAATATTTGAAGGTTAATTGCCACGTTTGCAGACTGAAAACTGACCCAtggttgtttttcattctttctttggTTTGGCATTCTGTCGAGCAATTTATCACCTTAACACACTCAATTTGGATCTCACTTGTTTTGTCTGGTCCAGTTTCAGACCTGgttaacagaaataaatgtgagTCTCTCTGTGCCATACTGAGTGCATTAGTGCACACCCGGCCTCCTAAACATATACAGGTTCCACCCTGCATAATAAATTCAGCCCCTAtaatgtcatttcatttcatttggcATCTAGAAGAACCGGATGTGATCAGCTTGGCTTGTTACCTTGTTCTATCCAGAAAGAAAATTGTATAAAATTTCCCCCCTTCGTCTCCCTCCCTTACTGCAAAGCCCTGTTCATATCGCTATGTTTACTGAATGTTgacatggaaaatattttagGGTGAAATAGCAATGATTCATATATACACATGCTCTCATTGcgctctgtgtttgtctttaaacTTCACTTTTCCCCAAATCGTGTATATAAGCCATGTTTAGGAAGGAGAAATCATTCGCTGCTGAATTCTCTGGACTCTAAGACACTGGGATCCActtttttctgctgcattttcacatcatttggTGGAAAACTTTGATTTGAATTTGGATAAACATTTTCTATGGACTAAGACTGCTGGACATTGGTGATCTCAACTTGGAGAATGTCTGTGTATTCAGGCGTAGTCGAGAGTTATATTATTGAACAATGTTATTGGGATCAGTGGTATTTGATTGCATGATTGTTATTTTACAAATAGGGAcattttcaaagtaagagcattgCATGTGTCAGGCTGCAAAACATTGCTGAGGCAGAAGCCATACTCTAAAACAATGTGTAAATTCTAGCTTTTTCCATTGACCTCTAAAGGtcaaaaaaatggaaaaggttgTTCAGTGACTTCCAGACTAAGAGCAGGTCACCTTATTCCTTTCATCACTTTGTGCGTGTGTctggagtgtgtgtggatgtttaTACATAACAGCAGTGGTGGAGCACTGGGCATGACGGCATGTCTTCAGGCTTGATGTTCTCTCCTACCGTTTACTAAACAGCCTTGATAGGACATGGCTGTTTTAGTAAATacagaaggtgtgtgtgttcgtccttctgtgtgttttgggttaAATTTGTACCAGGACAGTTAGGTTTTCCTTTAGGTAGCAGTTATCCAAGCTGAAGTAGTACATCCCCTCACTTTAGAGAAATCAACCTGAACAGATTTACTACCTGGCACACTTTATCCTCTCCACAGCAAGGGTTGAAATCTTGTATATACTGGTACAATCAGGAGAGTTCTTGCAAACACAAATTCCTCATGCATGGCAGCTCTGTCGTAATCGTTCTCTGTCTGAGTTTACATTATAAACACTACACACTTGTATGCCCTGCACGGCACAAATgggtacacacacatgcacgcacatagACACAAATGAATCAatgtctacatgtgtgtgtatgtgtgtgtatgtctgtgggCGCGTTCCGTTAGTTCGACAGGTGTGTGGAAGCCTGCCACGAGCCAGGCGGCAGGTGGAGATGAGGATTTCTAGATTTTAATCGGATCACACTGGATGCTGTGGTGGGTATCCCTGAATCATAGTGAAACTAATGTGTAACACAATACATGTTTATTAAAGTAACACCACAGCTTAATTTTGAGTGCTCTTTAATGCAAGGTTAGCAAATAATGAAAGAGATGACCCCTTACAAGTGCTACTGTGTTCTCTACAGTTTAGAAGAAATaccatgaagaaaaacaaaaaacaacaattgTCCAAAGAAAGTATGTATTCAGCACAAATccaagaaaaagacagacaggttCCAACATATCAAAATGTAAATTGTCTTATGAGCCTGAATAAAAACCAAATGACTTTGGTTTCAGGAGTAAAAAAGCTAAATCCCTCAGGTTTTACCATTTCTTATCCGGAAAGCTTCATCTGGAAAACTACATTCTCCCTCTGACCCTGTCATCCCTATTCATGGCATACATAACGGTTACAAATTTGCATTGATCTGAAACTGTctgaataaaacagcagaaGGTGATGTCTACTGTTAATGAAGTCTGAGACAAAAACCCTATATGTTTATGTTGGCAGATATACCCAAAATGAGCTCTGGCTAGATTGACAAGGCTCACAACACCACATCTTTCACCAGCCAGCTTAAAGTCTGAACAagacaatgaagaaaaaaaaaaccaaaacaaaacaaaaaaaactaattggCTGTACGAGCACTCCAAAATGCCAGACAAGTTCAGATGATAGTGCAACATGTTGTGGCACTGATATCCTAATAAATTCTGTACTTGTGTCTTTTGTCTTCCCTCGACTCGTCTCATTCTCATTAATTTCTTTCCGTCTAggatattgtgttttattggtgCAGTCATGATTTCCTGAATGAGTGCTGAGGTTAAAAGGGAAAGGCAAGCCATTTCACACAGTTAAATCAGATATCCTAGCAAGTCTGACAAAACCGATGAAGTAGGACTTCACGCAACCTCATCACTTGTTTTGAAATCAGTTATGCAAATTTTGTCAGGTTGACCTCCTAACCTCTAACCAGTAATGCACTTTTTCATTTGAGCCAGGAAGATAAATTCCGCTCGATCTGGATCTTTGGTTTgtgttcttcttttcttttctttctctctcgctttctttctgtgtttagtGTAAATGGCTGTCATGCTGCCTGTGTTTCAGGGTAAATAAAGGCCTAAGGCTGACGCCAATAAACCGTCTATTTAAATGACATTGTTCAGGACAAGTAGagaatataataaaatcaattatAATAATTGGCAAGTTCTATTAATCACAGTTAACCAACTTTgattattaaattaaacataGTAGCTATTAGATTATGTTGATGATTAAGTAAGGACAAAATTAACAGGGTAAATGGTATTGTAATCATAAACCTATAGCAATGTGTTGGACTATGAAATACTGCTTATGATATTAAAACACTGTGTAGAATGCAATTGCTTTATGAGACATACAACAtacaattaatttaaaacatacGTCAAAATTCATAATACAGATTCTTGTAACTGCAGTGCATCTGAAAAATTTATGTTCTCTATATTAGTTTTCACAATTTTGTATCTACActatctgtttttttattaagcTACTTTATTACTTTACTACTGTGATACTGTAAACTGTTACTTATGCAAAGAGGCACTTtgtacatataaaaataaagccACGTAATAAAGCTATTTACTTCTACTCACTACAtatctatttattttacagaattttcttttgttgtacAACTTTGACTCTATTTTTCAACAACTATGCAGATGTAAATTTCATCTAGTGATTATGAATCAACATGTTGTAAACTTTGTTGAGAAGCTGTGTTTACTTAGCAGTTAAGTCACGCTTCAGCATCTTTATAGCTTTTACGGTTGTTCCCTCTCCCCTAATAAAGCTGCCTGCATCCTGTCAGCAGTATCTGTGTATAGATGGCATGATAGAGAGAGATTTAACTGTTTAGTACAGCAAATAGGTACTGCATGGGAATGGATTTTCACCGTTTAAGAGAATCAGTTAACAATCCATCACACAAAGATCAGGTTTCACTGACATGCAGGTTGTACGCTACTGGTCATCGCTGTTTTCTATCAGTAAGTGCTTATTGTCttgctttttctttgtccttcttGGTGGGGAGGGGTTTTCAGAGAAACCATATAGCTAATTGCTTCTGAGTAACAAtcaaacaattattttattcttcataaaataaaatgaaaaatgcagatGTAGAACTCTGAAACCTTTTATTCATATCAAAAACCAACATATACCATACATTAAGAATCCACTTTGTACAATAGCAGTTGCaccaacaaaccaaaaatgtaaatgtataacaataaacaacacataGACATATTTACAAATTACAATGACCACTCTCTCATCCAGACTCCAAGACTGAAAGTTCATCAGATTGTTTAGTTTTAGCAGTAAAACCAGTGAAATTACCGATTACATTTGGTTGATTCTGTAAAGACAGTGACTACAGACAGTATAAAAACAATAGTGTAATCTAACTACTCCTCTAAATGTGCTGTCTGAGCATTACACAAGTGGCACCATCAAAGAATCACAGATAACAAGGTGAAATAGCCTGATGTCAGCGGATCAGATCTAGGATCTGTTAGCAATGAGTCAGATCTGATAGAGACTAGCTTTGGTTAGAATAGAGCTGACTGAGAATCTGATAGTCAGGCTGACTGTGGTGACACTTGTAGAGTGTACGGCTGATTCAGCTGTTCCTGTGGGAATCAGAGTCTTTTTACTCTTCTGTCACACGCTATAGTAATATCAACTGCCTCAGTCAGCGCAAACAtactctctgtgtttgtgtgtgtattgcttTTCACAGAACACAAACTCTATAACAAAAGTAACCAGACCTATACAAGTTTCTGTCAAGTGTCTTTCCATACAAATTGTTCACCCTTAATGTCCTATTAAACCTCTGTGCCCTCGCGATGGTAGATGATGcctgttgagcccagtgttggGTAGAAATGACCAGTGGACCCGTTATACTGGGTGAGGATGGGGCTAGTGTAGCCTAAGGAAGAATGAGTGGGTGAAGAGGAAAGAATAGGGGGGGCTGGCAATTGTGGTACCCACTCTGGGGCACTTGAGCTGGGGGAGTAATTACTGAAACTTCCTGACTGTGCAGATCTATGAGGCCCATCTAAAGGAAGGTTAATTGGCAGTGGCCTACTTAACCCATCACCTCCCACCTCATTCGTTCCTCCAGAGGTCACTCCAGACATCTCGGACAAGAAGCTGCTCAGACACTGTGTGGAACCTGAGGATGAAGGGGAGGGGATCCTTTCTGGTGTGGGTGAGATGTCGAGACCAGTGTTACCGGTGTGCTTCGGGCTGCCCCTCTCACTGTCACCTGACTCTGGAGCCCCTGAACCGCCATCACCACTGGAAAGGGAATCagactttctctttcttttgcgGCGGAAGTTTCCATTGTCAAACATCTTTTCACAATTTGGGTCAAGTGTCCAGTAGTTGCCCTTTCCTGTTATATTAGAgtgaagagggagaaaaaaagattttagttTTACAATATGCaacacagcaagaaaacagaGCATTCAAAATTAAATACCATCAAAGAGTTggtgaaaattataaaaataataataactgtaTAATCACTTGCTTGTCTGAtagacattaaaataattttattaccTGGATCATCCTCATCTCTTGGTACTTTTTTGAAGCAATCATTGAGTGACAGGTTGTGCCTGATGGAATTCTGCCAGCCTGCTTTACTCTTGTTGTAGAAAGGGAAGTTGTCAGCGACGTACTGGTAAATTTGACTCAATGTCAGTCTCCTGTCTGGTGCTCCGTGAATAGCCATGGCGATGAGAGCGGAGTAAGAGTACGGGGGCCTGACCAGCTTCATCAAGTCTTCTTGTGATGGAAGAGAGAACCAGCTCAACTCCCCTCCGGGACCGCCAGCTCCAGCCGGACCAAGGTAAGGCCTCTGCATGCCATAGTGCTGAGGGACAAAAGGAGGACCCGGGTTACCAGGCGGACCGGCAGTAGCCAGATACGGCGATGTGTTGATCCCGGAGCTGTTCAGCCAGAGATAAGGGTTTGGGGAGGAGGTTGTGTAGTCGCTCAAGTCATAGGAGCTTGGAGTGGTGCGTTGAGGGCTCGGCAGTGAGGGAGGAGGGTAGTAACAGTCACTGTACATGCTGAGCTCAGGAGGCTCTTGGCCGAGGCTGGGGAACTGTGGGCCGCACCGAGGAGGAGACTGGCTCTGGGTCTCAAATGAAGACATTGTCAAGTTTCTTCTCACTTCTTAGAATCTCCTCTTGTCCTTCCTTTCGACGCCAAACTGTGTAATGACTTTGTTTCTCCACTGTAAGATCTTTTCTTGTTCAGCTCTTTGCAGCTATTTGAATGTTATCCAATCCAAATGAAGGTCTCTAAGCTTCGAAGGTACAGGTtactcctctctcctccctatATTGTCTGTTTGTCCTTGCTTTATGTCAAGATGCCACCTGTTATACCTGCTTTATCTGTTTCCCCGGATACGCCCCCAGTCTCTTTTGATTGGTTGTTTTCTCAGGTGAGTAGTTTGTtcctgtgttctctctctctctctctctctccctctctctttttttactGCTGTCAGCTAGTTCAGTTCCTCCACAGGTTTTGTTTACCCTCGGTTAAATAACTTTCCACTCAATCTGCTatttaaatattgatttgagTTCAGTCATCCGTAGTCATTTGTTTCTGATGATTACTgatatttcac harbors:
- the foxi3b gene encoding forkhead box protein I3-B, producing MSSFETQSQSPPRCGPQFPSLGQEPPELSMYSDCYYPPPSLPSPQRTTPSSYDLSDYTTSSPNPYLWLNSSGINTSPYLATAGPPGNPGPPFVPQHYGMQRPYLGPAGAGGPGGELSWFSLPSQEDLMKLVRPPYSYSALIAMAIHGAPDRRLTLSQIYQYVADNFPFYNKSKAGWQNSIRHNLSLNDCFKKVPRDEDDPGKGNYWTLDPNCEKMFDNGNFRRKRKRKSDSLSSGDGGSGAPESGDSERGSPKHTGNTGLDISPTPERIPSPSSSGSTQCLSSFLSEMSGVTSGGTNEVGGDGLSRPLPINLPLDGPHRSAQSGSFSNYSPSSSAPEWVPQLPAPPILSSSPTHSSLGYTSPILTQYNGSTGHFYPTLGSTGIIYHREGTEV